In Sediminispirochaeta bajacaliforniensis DSM 16054, the genomic window CCGAGGGCAAGAAATTGTCGACTCCTTCCGGAAAGATCGAGATTGCTTCTCAGGCCTATGAGGCCGCAGGAGGACCGCTTTGGCCTGTCGCGCACATTCCCCAGCCCCCTGACGATTATCCTCTTATGTTGATTACTCCCCACGAGAAGTATCGCACTCATAGTCAATTTGATAATCTTCCCGTTTTCCGGCGGCTCTGTTTTGATAAGATGATGATGCACCCGGAGGATGCTCTTTCGCGAGGGATAGGAGAAGGGGATAAGGTTGTGGTGAAAAGTGAGGTCGGCTCCATGGTGATGCAGGTGGCGATCAGCAACGATATTGCCCGGGGGGTAGTTTCGGCCAATCAGGGTACCTGGCCGCGGGTTGACGATGAATCCGGGCTTCCGGCGGGCAATGTCAACATTTTGACCTCAACCGAACCGACCCTACCAAGCCGGGGCTCGAGAACCCATTCCGTCTTTGTCGAGGTTTCGCCCTGGCTCTCTGATTAATCTATTCGTTCTATCATCTTTGCCAGTAGTTTTCTGTCGATGGGCTTGGACAGATAGCCATTGCATCCTGCCTCGATAAATCGCTCCTCATCTCCCTTCATTGCACTGGCTGTTAGAGCAATAACGGGCAGATCGGAGAGTGCCGGACTTTTTCGTATGTTCTCGATGGTTTCCAGCCCATCCATAACCGGCATATGCATATCGAGAAGCAGCAGATCAAATTTTTCCTTTTCTAAAAGCGTGATGGCCTCCCGGCCGTTGCCGACCACGATACAGTGATGGCCCATGCTTCGGATTAATAGTTTCATCAATTCTTGGTTTAAACCGTTGTCTTCGGCAACTAAAATCGTTTTAGGAGATGAAGAAGATGCGTGTGCCCTCTGGTCCTCACCTACGGAGTCTTGTCGGGGGCTGGGGCCGTGTATCGCGGATGTCTTTGCGATTGTGGGCAGCGGCAGTTCGATGGTGAAGGTTGATCCTGTTCCTGCTTTACTCTCAAGGGTGACATTTCCACCCATAAGATGGACCAGTCTCCTTGTAATTGATAGCCCAAGCCCTGTACCGCTGAATTTGCGTTTGGCAGAGCCGTCCAGCTGTTCGAATGGATGGAAAATCTGTTTGCGGGATTCTTCCGGGATACCTATTCCCGTATCGGAGACGCTGAAACGCATGATCCCTGTGTTTTCGTAATGGGCCCGAAGGGATACAGAACCCACTTCGGTGAATTTCATGGCATTGCTTAAAAGATTCATGAGAATTTGGCGTATTCGATATTGATCTCCGAGGAGTTCGGGAAGCGGAGTATCGTGCTCAACCGTAAAATCAAGACCTTTCCGCTTAGCTTCCAGGGAAAACATCCCCTTGATATTTTGAAGCAGGGCCTTAGGGTCAAATGTATCAATCTCAAGATCGAGTTTGTTGGCTTCAATCTTGGAAAAATCAAGGATATCATTTAACAATTCGAGCAGATTCTTTCCGGAGTCCTTGATAAGGTGCAGATGGTCACGTTTTTTGGCATCTTTCGTCTCATCGAGAAGCAGATCGGTAAAACCAAGGATGACATTAAGAGGGGTTCTGATTTCATGGCTCATGTTGGCCAAGAATTCACTTTTCAATCTGCTTGCCTCTTCGGCTACCTCTTTTGCCTGTTCCAGTTCCTGCTGATAAGCCAGTTCTTTCGTTATATCTTCCTTAACTGCAACGAAATTGATGATGGTTCCGGCGTCGTTCTTGATGGGGCTTATCAGGGCCTTTTCCCAGTAGGTGGAGCCGTCTTTTCGTTTATTATGGAACTTCCCTTCCCAGACATTACCCGAGTTTATTGTCTCCCATAAATTCTTGTAAACCTCCTCGGAGAGGTAATCGGTTTTGAGTATTCTCGGATTTTGACCAATTGCCTCTTGTCTGCTGTAGCCAGTAGAGCGTTCAAAGGCTCGATTGACGAACTCCATATTGCCTTCGAGATCGGTTATGACGATGACATTGGCACTCTGCTCTACGGCTTGAGTAAGTTTCAGGATCTGCTGCTCCCGAAAACTCTGTTCTGTTTGGTCGGTTAGAAGGCCGGTAATGGAGAATGGCATTCCGTGCTGGGTAACGATACGGCTTGATGTCCTGACCTGTCGGGTTTTCCCCTCTGCATCGGTTACTCTGAGAAGAGAGGTTGCTTGGCGTTCGCTTATCAGCTTATTCATTTGCTGTCGCAGGTAATCGTGATCCTCTCTGTCGATCAGGTCAAATACCGATTTTCCGATGATATTTCGTGGGAAGAAACCGTAGCGTTCTGCTGCGGAGGAGATATAGACGACATTCCCCTTCAGATCGATGGTATATACAACATCATTCAGATTGTTGATGATCTCTCTTCCGTTCATCCGCTCCCGGATAAAACTCTGAAGCAGCGTTGTGTGACGACTTGCTGTCTGCAGTATCGAGGAGAAGGCTTCCGGTGAAAAGTCCGATTCTATGATTGCAAAGGCGTCCGGCGGCGGCGCTGCAGGGAATTGTTGCTTCTCTCTGAACAGAATGACCGGCGGCAGCGCTCTTCCTATGATCTGGGTAAGACCGGGAAGCTCGATATCTGCAAGGATGATAGGCGGTTCTTCCTCACTGAAGGAGGGCTCACAATAAAATTGGGGGTAAGCAATACGCAGTTGGCTTATGTTTGAGAATGTAAGACGTGGATCGGTACCGAGCCGACGACACATGCTAAGGGTGCTTTGTACTAATCCCTTGGCCGGGTCACCTATAAGTAACACATATAACCTATTTTTCACTGTGGATAGCATAGAGAAAAAAGCTTGGGAAAACAACCGGTGGAAGGTAATGGTGTTACCACTTTTTTTGAGGGAAAACGATATAAACCTTCGTTCCGTCTTTGCTTGAGATACTTAGTTTGCCGCCGAGCTGTTCGGTCAGGGTTGATATGAGGACAAATCCTAATGTCTTTCCGCTGCCCTCAGGGCAGACACCTTCAGGTAAACCCTTCCCGTTATCACTGACCGAAAGATGAAATTCTCCGTTTCGATGATGAAGGGTGATATATATCTTTCCTGATTTCGCCTCGTCGAATGCATAGCGGAGACTATTGGTGACCAATTCATTTACGATGAGCCCAAGGGGAACGGCGATTTCAATTGGGAAGGTTGCATCGTCGATCTCCGATTCTATGGTCACGGCAGAGGCCTGGTCGTTGAATAGATAATAGCTCTCTTTCAATTCTGCCGTCAGCTCATCAATATAATGATCGAAGGGAATGGAGCTGAGGTCTTCGGTGTTGTACAGCTGTTCATGTACCAGCGCCATAGAGTTTATCCTGTTCTTCATCTTTTCCATTGGGGTTGTGCACTCTTCACAGGTTTCGATTCCTATTTGAAGATTTAGGAGACTTGTTATGATCTGCAGATTGTTTTTTACCCTGTGGTGTACCTCCTTCAGAAGCTGTTCTTTTTCCCGCAGGGAATCCTGCAGCTCAGCGGTCCGTATCGCGATCTCCGTTTCCAGATTATGCTGATAGCGTCGGTTCTGAAGAACCAGATTCCGTTTTTCAAGGGCCCTTTGTATGCTGTAGAGGAGAACGCGCAGATCGGTTATCGGTTTTAGAATGTAATCCCAGGTACCAAGTTGAATGGCCTTCACGACATCCGAGATGTCCCCGGTTCCCGAAACAACAATGATAGGGGTATCCGGAGCCTCTTGCACAACCGTCTTAACGACCTCGTGGCCGCTTATTCCCGGCATCATGATATCCGTTATCACGACATCCGGTTTGCGGCTTTTAAAAATTTTGATTCCCTCTTCCCCGTTTTCAGCTTCTATGACGATGTAGCCGTAATTATTCAAGAAAGCGGCTATACTTTTTCGTACAGCCCTGCTGTCTTCCACAAGGAGAATCGTAGTCTCGTGGACTTTGGTCATACTTATATCCTAAACAAGCATTCCCCTGCCCGCAAGCCAAACAGGAGTATACTATTATACCATATACGGGATTGTAAAATATCTGGTTCTCTGGTATTATTGGTAAGACGTATGAAGAGTGAGGTATGATGTGTCGAGGCGACGGTCGCTTCTTTTGGAAGTAAAAGAGCTCTTTATGGACGAGCTTACACAGGGGAAGATTCCCATTCAGGGTAATAAGCTTCCTTCTGAAGAGGAGCTTGCGCGTAGCCTTGACGTCAGCAGGACCACCATGCGGGAACTTCTTGCTACCCTCCATAAGGAGGGTGTAATCACGAAACGGCACGGACTGGGAAATTTCATCCATTTCAGTGCCCTTGAGCAGGGATATCGTATTGATCGGACCAGAGACTTCGGTTCTTTGATAGCCCTTGGCGGAAAGCATCCAGGCTACAGCGTCTCTTCTCGATCACTTACCGATGATGCGGATGAAGAAAAACTAAGGAAGGCCTTTTCCTTGCCTCTATCTGATGAAGGACGTTATGTTTCCACTCGCTGCACCTTTTTTGCCGACGGCGAAGCTGCTATCCACTGTCTGGTTTTTGTACCCGAGAAACTTCTTACAAGTCGGCCCACGGATGTCGGAGAAGAAAATGTCTATGCGTTTTTGCGCAAATATTGCGGGCAAGAGGTGGAGCACCCCCTGATCTGGTTTGAACCTACATCCTGTGATACCGACCTCTCTTCCTGCTTCGGTATCCCGGAGGGGACCCCTATCATCGAATGGAAAGAGCAATTCTACAATATCTATGATGAGGTTATCTGTTATTCGCTTACCTGGTTTCATCCTGTTTCCATGAAGCTTTCCATGCTAAGAAAAACCTGGGAAGATTTTTCACTTCGTTAAGCGTTAGGAGGAGTGCATGTTCAGTATCAATCAACGGGCGGTACGGGTTGTAAAGGAGGAGATCCTTCCCCAAGCCGAAGAACTCAATTGCCGGTGTCATATCCTTTCCAACGGCGCTAGGGTTGTCGACATGGGTGTCGATGCACCCGGGGGGTATTCCGCCGCATTGCTTTTCATCAAGGCGACTATCGGCGCCATGGGGCACGCCGTTTACGGACGCTTTCGGGAAGATGGGCTTGATCTCCCCTCTATTGACGTCTATATCGATCACCCTCAGGAGGCATGCCTCTCATCTCAATTTTCGGGATGGAAACTTCCGGGCAACGATGCACCTTCGGGTATCAATCCCATCGGATCAGGTCCTGCTAGGGCGATTGCCAGGAATGACATCTTTTCTCAGGTGTGGCCCTATAAGGACAATCACCACGAAACGGTGTTTGCCGCTCAGACGCAGCGCCTTCCCGATGAGGCAATGGCAGAGAATGTTGCGCAGGCTTGCGGTATCTCTCCAGAAAACGTCTATATCCTTGCGGCAAGGACCGGCAGCCTCGCCGGTTGTATACAGGTGTGTTCGAGAACCGTCGAGGCTTCTATTTGGCGGCTTGAACGTAAAGGTTTTGATATTTCCAAGATTATCAGCGGTATGGGGACCTGCCCCATTGCTCCGCCGATAGCCGATGAGTGTATCGCCATGGATAGGGTTAATACGGCCTTGCTTTATGGTGTCACAGTCCGATACGTGGCGAATTGCAAGGATGAAGAGATTGAAGCGGTAATAGATAAGGTTCCCTTTAACGCATCTCGACGTTATGGAGAGCGTTTTTCCGACATTTTCGAAGAGGGACATCGTGATTTTTATCTTGTCGATAAGGATATTCACACGGTAGCCAGATATGAAATCGTCAACTATGCAAGCGGAAACCAGTTTTCGGCCGGAGAAATTCGAGTTGATATGCTGCGGGAATCCTTCGGACTTCGGGGATAACGAAGATGCTGGTCATCGGTGGGGATATCAATGTAGGCATCGAGGGGATAGGGGATATCTTCGACCGGCGGGATGAAGCAGCACTGATATCGCTTGCCCGAAGACAGGTCGAGTTTGGCTCCTCCGTCGTCGGTATCAACCTTGCGGGAAGAGATGATGAAGTTGCCGATCTCCTTTGGGCCGTTAAAATTATCCAGGTCGCATGTTCGGTTCCCCTTGCCTTTGACTGCCCCGATCTTGAGCATATCGAGGCCTGTCTTTCTGTCTATGAGGATCGGTGGGGGGCTGCCGTTCTGAATTCCACCACCGCAGAAGCGGCGAAACTTGAAGCCTCATGCCGCCTTGCCGCCGATCGGGGGATGATTCTGATTGCTCTCCCCACCACCGGGGTAGGCCTTGAGGAATCGGGTGATCAGTTCCTTGAACTGAGTGGGCGCATCGTCGACGCCGCCCTTTCGTCAGGCCTCTCTCCCTCCCGCCTCTACATCGATCCGATGCTTAAGCCTGTTGCGGTTTCGGATCTCAGTGGTTGTCAGTTTCTTGACCGGCTTCACGCCGTGCGGAAAGCTTTTCCCGAGGTCGGTACGATATGCGGAATAGATAATATATCGCACGGCCTCCCTGCCAGACAGTTGCTTTCTTCTATGTTTCTTGCAATGGCCATGGCCGGGGGCCTTAGCGGGGTCATCATGAGAAGCGGCGAGTTGCATTATGGAGCCTTGCGAGCAGGGGCTGCGCTTCTTGGATGTGATCAATTCTGCAGTACCTATATTGCCTCATGGAGAAGCGGCGCCTGGGATAACATTGTTCGGATATAATGAATCGTCTTTAACAAAGAGGATGGTATCGGTATAATGGGAAGAAATAGGTCTGATGATATGAGCTATGGCGCCGGAAAAGTAGCCGATAGGTGGAAGGTCGACTCGGTTCCGCTTTATGTAAAGGTAAAAGAACGCATCATAGAGATGATAGAGGATGGAGAGTTCATCGGTAATCGGCTTCCTCCCGAAAACATGTTGTCGGAGCGACTGGGTGTCAGCAGGGCAAGCATTAGAGAGGCCCTTGCCGCTTTGAGCCGGGAGGGAATCGTATCCAAGCGGCATGGAATCGGCAATTTGATTCATCGGAGTACCCTCCGGTCTCGTATGAGGATCGACCGGTATGTGGATTTTTCCGAGATATTACGGGATGCCGGACACCGGGTTCGGTTCGAACGTACCGCTTACCATTGGTTACCGGGGGAGGAGACCCTGTGCATTGAGGCGTGCTATGTTGCAGATGAAAAACCCGCAATCATGGTAAAGGTTCTTGTTCCTTCAGAGATGCTTGCTTCCGATCCTCTCAAGGATGATTGCCTTTACAACACACTTCCCGACTTTCTCAATACCTATGCATGTGAACCTGTTTCGCATTCTCTCTGTTATTTCAAACCTGCCGCAGCCTCGGATGCGACTTCCCGTCAATTAGACGTGCCGCCCGGTGCTCCAATCCTCGAGTGGAAGGAATCTTTTTACAGCATCTTTGGCAAGATTCTTGCAAAAACGACCATTCACTTTAATCCGGAGATTGTGTCGTTTTCCCTTTTACGAAAATGGGAGTAGTCGATGATCTACGATTGTCATTTACATCTAACCGACCCGGTCGATCTTATCTTACGCGAGATGGATCGTTTCGGTGTGGATCGGGGCATTGTCTGCCCCTCCGGTATTGCACGTGGCGAGGAGGTCTTCGATCTGAAAGGTGCTTCGGCAATGATGGAAGCCATTGCCCGCTCTCGCGACCGTGCCGTATCTCTCGCCTCCGAAACGGTGAGCAGGTGGAACCGTCAAAGTGCAGAGGTCATTCGAAGGCATCGCGATCGTCTTATAGGCTTTGCCAAGCTTGACCTCCGTCTTTCCCAACCCCTCCTGGCAAGCCTCATGGAAGAGGCCGTTGACCTGGGCTTTGTAGGCTTCGGCGAAATCCTTGGTGCCGAGACCTTGCCCGATCGTTTTGCTTTTCTCCTTGCAAAATCGGCGGACTTGGGTGGCTTTCCGATATTCGTTCATGGTGACTACCCTGTTACTGCCGATGCCATTGTGCAGATTGCCTCTCTTGTTTCCTCGGTGCCCGGCACTCCGGTGATTCTCGGTCATCTTGGGGGCGATTTCTGGATCACGGCAATAGCGGCGGCACGAGAAACCGCAAATCTCTATCTCGATGGCTCGGAGGCCGTCAATCTGGTTGCACTTCGCGCCGCCGCAGGGGAGGTCCCTGATAAACTCTTTTATGGAAGCGACTTTCCTTGGGAAACCATGGGAGTCGGCTTATGCAGGATCAATCAGTTGGGCCTTTCGGAGGAAAAGCGGCAGGGGATCCTCTTCCGGAACATCGAAAGAGTGCTTAGCGGTTCTGCCGCTTCTAAGGATGGAGAGGCTCTATGAAGCGTCATGCCGAGGTTGTTGTGATCGGTGCAGGGGTAGTCGGACTCTCCGTGGCCTATCATCTTGCCGTTCTGGGACGAAGTGTGCTTCTTCTGGATGCCTGTGCCCCGGGATGTGGGGCCTCGGGTGGGAATCTCGGCCAGATTTCGGTGATGGATCGGGAACCTGCAATTCAGCTTGCCTGGACCAATGAGACCCTTTCCCTCTACCGGAGGCTGGAAGAGGAGGAAGGGCTTGATTTCGAGGCGAATTACTCCGGTGGGCTCTTACTCTTTTGTTCGGCTGAACAGAAAGAACAGGGCCTGGCTCTGATGGAACGGCAGCGGCGGCGGGGGGTTCCGATAGAGCCGGTCGAAGGTTCCGCCTTGAAGGGAATCGAACCGCATCTTGATGCCGACGGGCTCCTCGGTGCTCTTTACTCTTCCCAGGAAGGGAGTATTATGCCCTTAAAGGTTGTCTCGGGCCTGACGGAGGCCTCCCGCAGGCATGGTGTCGAGATTTGCGCACCTTGCCGTGTGACAGGTTTTCGAGTGGGTTCCGGAAGAGTGAAAAGTGTTGTTACGAAAAAGGAAGAGATTGAAACCGATTGTGTCGTATTGGCCGCAGGAGCGTGGAGTCGGGATATCGCTGCCTTTCTTGGTATGGATCTTCCTGTCTATTACCACAAGGGAACAGCTTTGGTTACCCGTCCGGTTCCTCCTCTTGTTCGGACGGTTGTCGTGAGTGGTGGGTTCCTTACCAATAGGCCGCTTACCAATCGTATTGTAGGCCTTGGTGTCGCTCAGCACCCGAACGGTTCGCTGATCATCGGCCAGGCAACCGAACCCGGAAGGTATTACGAGAGGGATCTGAGCGTAGAGGGGGTATACGAGACGGTACGCAATTTCCTCCGTTATTTTCCCGATCTCGGCAGCCTTGAAATTATTCGATCCTGGGCGGCCAATACGACCTTTACTCCCGACGGGCTGCCTGTTTTCGGTTTTTCTCCGGAGTTTGACAACTTCTTTGTTGCCTCCGGCCTAAAAGGCGCCTTTTCCACCGCCCCTGCGGCAGGGAACATGGCTGCCGCAATGATCTGCCGTGGCGGTGGCTCGGCGCCATCTCCGGCGGAATGGAGCGATATCTTACAAGAGTGGAAGCTTGATCCTTGTGATCTTGATTCGATACGTCCGAACAGGAGGCTTGTATCCCATGGCTAATCCGACCAGCTACAAACCGGGAAACTCACTGTTGCACAAAACAGACCCGAGGATTAAAACGATTGTTCTGATCTTCTTTACCGTCCTTATTTTTGTCTTCAAGAGTTTCATCTCAATCGGCCTGCTTTTTGCTGCCATTTTGATTCTTTGGAAGGTTGCAGGTCTTGGTTACCAAACGATTCTATCATACGTCAAATTTATGATGGTGCTTTTCATCCTTTTGATGATCATGCAAAGCATCTTCTATCCCGGGGTAATCGTGCTGGTTGAGCCGCTGATACCGCAGTGGTTTCCTCTTATCGGCGGCATGGGGAACATCACCATGGAGGGGATCCTCTTCGGCCTCCTGCTCTGTCTGCGGGTGTTGACGCTTCTTTGCACCCTGCCGTTACTCCTTGTAACAACAACCATCGAAGAGCTTTCTCTCGCCATGGTGAAACTTGGCCTATCGTATAAGGTGGCGTTTACGGCAACCACGGCTTTAAATCAGCTTCCGATCCTTCGTTCGGAT contains:
- a CDS encoding hybrid sensor histidine kinase/response regulator, translating into MKNRLYVLLIGDPAKGLVQSTLSMCRRLGTDPRLTFSNISQLRIAYPQFYCEPSFSEEEPPIILADIELPGLTQIIGRALPPVILFREKQQFPAAPPPDAFAIIESDFSPEAFSSILQTASRHTTLLQSFIRERMNGREIINNLNDVVYTIDLKGNVVYISSAAERYGFFPRNIIGKSVFDLIDREDHDYLRQQMNKLISERQATSLLRVTDAEGKTRQVRTSSRIVTQHGMPFSITGLLTDQTEQSFREQQILKLTQAVEQSANVIVITDLEGNMEFVNRAFERSTGYSRQEAIGQNPRILKTDYLSEEVYKNLWETINSGNVWEGKFHNKRKDGSTYWEKALISPIKNDAGTIINFVAVKEDITKELAYQQELEQAKEVAEEASRLKSEFLANMSHEIRTPLNVILGFTDLLLDETKDAKKRDHLHLIKDSGKNLLELLNDILDFSKIEANKLDLEIDTFDPKALLQNIKGMFSLEAKRKGLDFTVEHDTPLPELLGDQYRIRQILMNLLSNAMKFTEVGSVSLRAHYENTGIMRFSVSDTGIGIPEESRKQIFHPFEQLDGSAKRKFSGTGLGLSITRRLVHLMGGNVTLESKAGTGSTFTIELPLPTIAKTSAIHGPSPRQDSVGEDQRAHASSSSPKTILVAEDNGLNQELMKLLIRSMGHHCIVVGNGREAITLLEKEKFDLLLLDMHMPVMDGLETIENIRKSPALSDLPVIALTASAMKGDEERFIEAGCNGYLSKPIDRKLLAKMIERID
- a CDS encoding response regulator, whose amino-acid sequence is MTKVHETTILLVEDSRAVRKSIAAFLNNYGYIVIEAENGEEGIKIFKSRKPDVVITDIMMPGISGHEVVKTVVQEAPDTPIIVVSGTGDISDVVKAIQLGTWDYILKPITDLRVLLYSIQRALEKRNLVLQNRRYQHNLETEIAIRTAELQDSLREKEQLLKEVHHRVKNNLQIITSLLNLQIGIETCEECTTPMEKMKNRINSMALVHEQLYNTEDLSSIPFDHYIDELTAELKESYYLFNDQASAVTIESEIDDATFPIEIAVPLGLIVNELVTNSLRYAFDEAKSGKIYITLHHRNGEFHLSVSDNGKGLPEGVCPEGSGKTLGFVLISTLTEQLGGKLSISSKDGTKVYIVFPQKKW
- a CDS encoding GntR family transcriptional regulator: MSRRRSLLLEVKELFMDELTQGKIPIQGNKLPSEEELARSLDVSRTTMRELLATLHKEGVITKRHGLGNFIHFSALEQGYRIDRTRDFGSLIALGGKHPGYSVSSRSLTDDADEEKLRKAFSLPLSDEGRYVSTRCTFFADGEAAIHCLVFVPEKLLTSRPTDVGEENVYAFLRKYCGQEVEHPLIWFEPTSCDTDLSSCFGIPEGTPIIEWKEQFYNIYDEVICYSLTWFHPVSMKLSMLRKTWEDFSLR
- the mch gene encoding methenyltetrahydromethanopterin cyclohydrolase, yielding MFSINQRAVRVVKEEILPQAEELNCRCHILSNGARVVDMGVDAPGGYSAALLFIKATIGAMGHAVYGRFREDGLDLPSIDVYIDHPQEACLSSQFSGWKLPGNDAPSGINPIGSGPARAIARNDIFSQVWPYKDNHHETVFAAQTQRLPDEAMAENVAQACGISPENVYILAARTGSLAGCIQVCSRTVEASIWRLERKGFDISKIISGMGTCPIAPPIADECIAMDRVNTALLYGVTVRYVANCKDEEIEAVIDKVPFNASRRYGERFSDIFEEGHRDFYLVDKDIHTVARYEIVNYASGNQFSAGEIRVDMLRESFGLRG
- a CDS encoding dihydropteroate synthase; this encodes MLVIGGDINVGIEGIGDIFDRRDEAALISLARRQVEFGSSVVGINLAGRDDEVADLLWAVKIIQVACSVPLAFDCPDLEHIEACLSVYEDRWGAAVLNSTTAEAAKLEASCRLAADRGMILIALPTTGVGLEESGDQFLELSGRIVDAALSSGLSPSRLYIDPMLKPVAVSDLSGCQFLDRLHAVRKAFPEVGTICGIDNISHGLPARQLLSSMFLAMAMAGGLSGVIMRSGELHYGALRAGAALLGCDQFCSTYIASWRSGAWDNIVRI
- a CDS encoding GntR family transcriptional regulator, with the protein product MGRNRSDDMSYGAGKVADRWKVDSVPLYVKVKERIIEMIEDGEFIGNRLPPENMLSERLGVSRASIREALAALSREGIVSKRHGIGNLIHRSTLRSRMRIDRYVDFSEILRDAGHRVRFERTAYHWLPGEETLCIEACYVADEKPAIMVKVLVPSEMLASDPLKDDCLYNTLPDFLNTYACEPVSHSLCYFKPAAASDATSRQLDVPPGAPILEWKESFYSIFGKILAKTTIHFNPEIVSFSLLRKWE
- a CDS encoding amidohydrolase family protein, with product MIYDCHLHLTDPVDLILREMDRFGVDRGIVCPSGIARGEEVFDLKGASAMMEAIARSRDRAVSLASETVSRWNRQSAEVIRRHRDRLIGFAKLDLRLSQPLLASLMEEAVDLGFVGFGEILGAETLPDRFAFLLAKSADLGGFPIFVHGDYPVTADAIVQIASLVSSVPGTPVILGHLGGDFWITAIAAARETANLYLDGSEAVNLVALRAAAGEVPDKLFYGSDFPWETMGVGLCRINQLGLSEEKRQGILFRNIERVLSGSAASKDGEAL
- a CDS encoding NAD(P)/FAD-dependent oxidoreductase; this translates as MKRHAEVVVIGAGVVGLSVAYHLAVLGRSVLLLDACAPGCGASGGNLGQISVMDREPAIQLAWTNETLSLYRRLEEEEGLDFEANYSGGLLLFCSAEQKEQGLALMERQRRRGVPIEPVEGSALKGIEPHLDADGLLGALYSSQEGSIMPLKVVSGLTEASRRHGVEICAPCRVTGFRVGSGRVKSVVTKKEEIETDCVVLAAGAWSRDIAAFLGMDLPVYYHKGTALVTRPVPPLVRTVVVSGGFLTNRPLTNRIVGLGVAQHPNGSLIIGQATEPGRYYERDLSVEGVYETVRNFLRYFPDLGSLEIIRSWAANTTFTPDGLPVFGFSPEFDNFFVASGLKGAFSTAPAAGNMAAAMICRGGGSAPSPAEWSDILQEWKLDPCDLDSIRPNRRLVSHG
- a CDS encoding energy-coupling factor transporter transmembrane component T family protein translates to MANPTSYKPGNSLLHKTDPRIKTIVLIFFTVLIFVFKSFISIGLLFAAILILWKVAGLGYQTILSYVKFMMVLFILLMIMQSIFYPGVIVLVEPLIPQWFPLIGGMGNITMEGILFGLLLCLRVLTLLCTLPLLLVTTTIEELSLAMVKLGLSYKVAFTATTALNQLPILRSDIVSIMNAQKLRGFTVFDTGKLFAKLKAFPTLVVPLVMGAMRRATLMGVAMDSRAFGSDKKRSYIMSIRTKPGDWIFLLSALAFGGLLLVLNYYWV